The region TAAGCCAGATATTTTACTTGTAAGCTTTTTGTGGGGTGAGAAAATGGACTACTTTATTGTAATAGCCCTCAGCTACGTCATTGGCTCCATCCCCAACGGCCTCATTGTCGGCAAATTCTTCAAGGGCGTCGACATCCGCCAGTTCGGCAGCAAAAACATCGGCGCCACCAACGTATACAGAGTCCTCGGTCCGTGGCCCGCCTTCTGGGTACTCGTCACCGACATCGCCAAAGGCATCGCCGGCGTCTACATCGGCAAAGCCGTCCTCGGCACCCCGCCGGCCGCTCTCCTTGGCGGCATCGCCGCCATCGCCGGACACAACTGGTCGCTCTTCCTCGGCTTCAAAGGCGGCCGCGGTGTTGCCACCGCCCTCGGCGTCATCGCCGTTCTCATGCCAAAAGTCACCGCCATCGTCTTTATCGTCTGGGCCGTCATCGTCGCCCTTACCCGCTACGTCTCCCTCGGCTCGATCGTCGCCGCCGCCATCGCTCCGCCGCTTATCTGGCTGTTCGGCGAGCGGGTGGAATACCTCTACTTCGGTCTTGTGGCCGCCATCTTCGTCATCGTTCGCCACCGCCCAAACATCGAGCGCCTCCTCAAGGGCCAGGAACTAAAAATCAAAGCCGGCAGCGCCTCGCCGGAAAAAAAGGATACCGACAAACCATGAAAATTGCCGTAATCGGCGCCGGCGGCTGGGGAACGGCCCTGGCCACCGTCCTTGGAGAAAACAACCATCAGGTATCGCTCTGGGCCCGCAGTCAGGCGTTCGCCGCCGAACTCGCCGCTACCAGACACAACCCGCGCTACCTTCCCGACGCCGTCCTCCCGGATGGCGTCGTCTGCACCGCCGACCTTGACGCCGCCGCACGCGGCGCCGCCATCGTCATCATCGCCACCCCGTCCCACGCCGTCAGAGCTGCCGCCGGCGCCCTCGCTGAGCATCTCGCCGCCGGCGCCGTCGTCGTCAGCGCTGCCAAAGGCCTTGAAATCGGCTCCCTCAAGCGCATGTCCGAAGTCATCGTCGAAGAGATACCCGCCGCTGCCGCGCGCCTCGTCGCCCTCTCCGGCCCGAACCACGCCGAAGAAGTAGCCCTCCGCCAGCCCACCGCCACTGTCGCCGCCTCCGCCTCCCGCGAGGCCGCCGAAGCCGTCCAGGACGCCCTCATGGCGCCCTACTTCCGTGTATACACCAATCCTGACATCATCGGCGTCGAACTCGGCGGCGCCCTCAAAAACATCGTCGCCCTCGGCGCCGGTATCGGCGACGGCCTCGGTTTCGGCGACAACGCCAAAGCCGCTCTCATGACCCGCGGCCTAGCCGAGATTACCCGCCTCGGCGTCGCCATGGGCGCCAGCCCGCTAACCTTTGCCGGCCTCGCCGGCATCGGCGACCTCATCGTCACCTGCACCAGCAGCCACAGCCGCAACCGCCGCGCCGGCCTGGCCCTCGCCGCCGGCAAAACGGTGGGGGAGATAGAAGGGGAGACCGGCATGGTCGTCGAAGGCATCCGCTCCACCCTCGCCGCCCACCAGCTAGCAGGCCGCCTCGGAGTGGAGATGCCCATTACCGCCGAAATCCACCGTGTCCTCTACCAGGGAGCCGATCCCAGAGAAGCGGTCGGCAGACTGATGGGGCGGGGGAGGACGCATGAAGTAGAAGAGGGCGCGGAAATCGAAAACTGGTAATCTTAATTTGCGGACAAATTTGAAAACCCCCTGGCCATGTACAATGGCCAGGGGGTTTCATTGTGCCGTTAGAATTTAAACGTCAGCCCGATTCCGGGGCCCTTCACTCTCAGGTTGTATTTATCATCGTCATCCTGGCGCGATACCTCAATAAATTGCTTGTACGCAAAATAAATTCGCTCTATTGGGTGGTAAGGGCCAACCGGGTGGACGCTAAACTTCCTTTTGTGCGGGGCATGACCGCAATAGCTCGACACCGACAGTTGCCATACTCTTTTTTGTCTTTCGTCATATTCTTCTTGGCATGTCATATATTTGTAATGATTAATCGGGCAATTCCCCAGTAAGGACCTGAAGCTTCTGCGGCCCGTCGCGGAAGACGTTTTTCGGGGAGGGGTGACAGGCCAGCAGAGCTAATGTGCTCATACATACGAACATAGGGGGAGGGAAACGAAAGCAAATGGAAAAATTTGACCTGTTCCGGGACATTGCCGAGCGGACCGGCGGCGACATATACGTCGGCGTCGTCGGCCCCGTGCGCACAGGCAAATCCACCTTTATCAAGCGGTTCATGGAGACGATGGTGTTGCCGAACATCACCGATCCTTACGACAAAGAACGCGCCAAGGACGAACTGCCCCAGTCGGCCGCCGGGAGAACCATCATGACCACCGAGCCCAAGTTCATTCCCGACGAGGCGGTCGAAATCGTCGTCAAGGAAAATGTCAAGGTCCGCGTCCGGGTCGTGGACTGCGTCGGCTACACCGTCGACGGCGCCCTCGGCTACGAGGAGGAAGACGGGCCACGTATGGTTCTCACTCCCTGGGACGACAAGGAGATACCCTTCCAGGAGGCCGCCGAAATCGGCACCCGCAAGGTCATCGCCGACCATTCGACAATCGGCCTTGTCGTCACCACCGACGGCACCGTCACCGACCTGCCGCGCGACCAATACATCGCCGCTGAAGAGCGGGTTATCGGCGAACTCAAAGAACTGCAGAAACCGTTCCTCGTCATCCTCAACACCGGCCAGCCGACCGCCAAGGAGACCAGGGAACTTGTCGCCAAACTGGAGAACAAATACGATGTCCCCGTAATCCCCGTCGATTGCCTGCAGCTCACCACCGACGACATATACGCCATTCTCCAGGAAGTTCTCTACGAATTCCCTGTCAAGGAAGTCAACATCACGCTGCCGCGCTGGGTGGAAGAACTCGAAGCCGATCATTGGCTTCGCCAAAAATTCGACGGCGCGGTCAACGACGTCGTCCAGTACGTGCACCGCCTGCGCGACATCGATCGGGCCATCGACGACCTCTCGGGCTACGACTTTGTCGCCGACGTCATCCTTCACGACATGGACCTCGGCAGCGGCATCGCCGTCATCGAAATGACCGCCCGCAGCGAACTCTTCTACCAGGTGCTCGAAGAGCTCACCGGCTTCACCGTCAGCGGCGAACACCATGTCCTCCGCCTTATGCGCGACCTGTCAGTCGCCAAGCGCGAGCACGACAAGATCGCCTCCGCCCTCGAACAAGTACGCCAGACGGGCTATGGCATCGTTCCGCCCCAGACCGATGAAATGGTCCTCGAGGAGCCCGAAATCATCCGCACCGGCAACCGTTTCGGCGTGCGCCTCAAAGCTTCCGCGCCATCGCTCCACATCATCAGGACCGACGTCCAGGCCGAAATCTCGCCCATCATCGGCACCGAAAAACAAAGCGAAGAACTCATCCACTACCTGCTGCGCGAATTTGAAGGCGAGCCGGAAAAACTGTGGCGCACCAACCTGTTCGGCAAATCCCTCAACGCCCTCGTGCGCGAAGGCATCCAGAACAAACTCAACACCATGCCCGAAAACGCCCAGATCAAATTGCGCGAAACGCTGCAGAAAGTTGTCAACGAGGGGAGCGGCGGGCTGATCTGCATCATCTTCTAGCATAACAGGCCGGCGATGAAGGCCCTTTCGCAGCAAAGGCCTTTCTAGCCGGCCATAATATCGCCGAGTTTCGTCGGCTACGACCAGCCGGCTTCTTTTTTTGCCCTTTTTCCCTTGTCTTGGTATAATCCAAGTGTTATAATGTCTACGATACGGAGATAATTATCCTTTTGTGCAATACTAAAGGAGGGAAAAGAATGTCCGGCCTCAAGTCGACATTTTACTTAGTCCGGGAGGAAATCCTGCCCGAAGCCATCAAAAAAACCATCAAGGTTAAAGAGCTCTTGAAGCGCGGCGACGCCCGCACCATCAACGAAGCGGTGGAAAAGATGGAGCTCAGCCGCAGCGCATACTATAAGTACAAAGACTACGTATTCCCGTTTTACGAAGCCAGCAAGGAAAAAATCGTCACCCTCGCCCTGCTCCTCGAGCACAAGCCCGGCGTTCTCTCCCGCGTTCTCAACACCATCGCCAACGAACGCGGCAGCGTCCTCACCATCAACCAGGGAATCCCTCTCCAGGGCGTCGCTAACGCCACCGTCTCCCTCGAAACCGTCGAACTGGCCATCGACCTTGAAGCCCTGCTCGACAAACTGAGGATGGTGGATGGCGTCAAGCGCCTCGAAGTGCTGGGACAAGCTTAACAATAGGAGATGACCTCGATGAAAGCCAATTCGCACAAGCAAACAATCAACATCGGCATGCTCGGTCTTGGCACTGTAGGCACCGGCGTCGCCAAAATCCTCGCCGCCAACGAACACTGCATCGCCCAGAAGGTGGGTTCGGCAGTCGCCCTGAAAAAGGTCCTTGTCCGCAATGCCGCCAAGCCGCGGCGGGTCACGCTCGACGGCCTGCTCACCACCGATCCGGCCGCTGTCATCGACGACCCCGAAATCGACATCATCGTCGAACTCATGGGCGGCGAAGAACCGGCCAAGGACTATATAATCCGCGCTCTCAAGGCCGGCAAGCATGTCGTAACCGCCAACAAGGATGTCGTTGCCAGACACGGCCGCGACCTCTTCGCCGCAGCCGAGGAAAACAACGTCGACCTGCTCTTTGAAGCCAGCGTAGGCGGCGGCATACCCATCATCCGGCCGCTCAAGCAATGCCTGGCAGGCAACCGCATCAGCCAGGTAATGGGCATCGTCAACGGCACCACCAACTACATGCTCACCAAAATGACCGCCGACAAGAGCGACTACGAAGCCGTCCTTGCCGAGGCCCAGCAAAAAGGCTACGCCGAAGCCGACCCCACCGCCGACGTCGGCGGCTTTGACGCCGCCCGCAAGATCGCCATTCTCGCCTCCATCGCCTTCGGCACCCGCGTCACCCTGGACGATGTCTATGTCGAAGGCATCACCGGCATCACCCCCCAGGACATCGAATACGCCGGCGAATTCGGCTATGTCATCAAACTGCTGGCAATTGCCGGTGAAACTGATAAAGGCGTCGACGTCCGCGTCCATCCCGCCTTTATCGCCAAAAACCATCCGCTGGCAGCCGTCAACGACGTCTTCAACGCCATCTTCGTCAAAGGCGACGCCGTCGGCGAAACCATGTTCTACGGCCGGGGAGCGGGGGAGATGCCCACCGCCAGCGCCGTTGTCGCCGACATCATCGATGTCGCCCGCGACATCCAGCATGGCGTTGCCAGCCGCGTCCTCTGCACCTGTTTCGACAACAAGCCCCTTTGCCCCATCGACAAGACCGAGGCCCCCTACTACATCCGCCTGCTCGTCGAAGACAAACCCGGCGTGCTGGCTGCCATCGCCGGCGCCTTCGGCTGCCAGCAGGTCAGCCTCAACTCCGTCGTACAGAAACGCAAAGTGGATGACTGGGCGGAAATCGTCCTCATAACCTACCGCGTTTCCGACGCCAACATGCGGATGGCCCTAAGCGCCCTCGGCGGCATGCCGGTCGTAAACAAAATAAGCAGCGTCATCAGAGTGGTCGGGGAATAACGACCGCCACCCCGGGGAGGAAATATGGAATCGACAGTCACAGTGCGCGTGCCGGGAACGACAGCCAACTGCGGTCCCGGCTTTGATACGGTCGGCATCGCCTGCACCATCTACAACGACCTTACCCTCACATTGAGCGAAAAGCCGGGCTTCACCCTCGCCGTCACCGGCGAGGGCGCCGACGGCATCCCCAACAACGAACGCAACATCGCCTACCAGGCCGTAAGCGCCGTCCTCAATAAAGTCGGCGTCACCAGTCCGGGCATAACCATCGCCATGCACAACAACATTCCTCTGGCCCGCGGCCTCGGCTCGAGCGCCGCCGCCATCGTCGGCGGACTCGTCGCTGCCAACGCCGCCACCGGCGGCAAACTCGGCAAAGACGAACTGCTTGTTTTGGCCACCGCCCTCGAAGGCCATCCCGACAACGTCGCCCCGGCCATATTCGGCGGCATCACCGTAAGCTTCACCGCCGGCGGCACCCCTGAAACCCTGCGCTTCAACCCGCCCGATCCGCTCAGGCTGGTCGTCGCCGTGCCCGATTTCGGCCTCTCCACCAAAGCCGCCCGTCAGGTGTTGCCAAAAACCGTTCCCTATGCTGACGCCGTCTTCAACGTCAGTCGCGCCGCCCTGCTCGTCGGCGCCCTTTGCCAGGGACGACTCGACCTCCTGCGCTTCGCCCTCGAAGACCGGCTGCACCAGCCTTACCGCGCAAAACTCATCCCCGGCATGGACGAAGTCCTCGCCGCCGCCCAGGCAAACGGCGCACTGGGCGCGGCCATCAGCGGCGCCGGACCCTGTCTCATCGCCTTCGCGCACCGCGAGACCTCCGCCGCCATCGGCGGCGCCATGGTTGCGGCCTTTGCCCGCCATGGCGTAAAAGCCGCCTCTCTCGACCTGGACGTAGATAATCACGGCGCGAAGATAATATAGCCTTGACAGCGCCCTAAAAAAAAGGTACAATTGATTTTGTCAGTGTCGGGGCGTAGCGCAGTTTGGTAGCGCGCTTGCTTGGGGTGCAAGAGGTCGTGGGTTCAAGTCCCGCCGCTCCGACCAACTTTATATTAGCAAAATCAAGGACTCGCCGAACAGGCGAGTTTTTTGTTATGTAATGTTATCCCCTTCGGCAACGAAGTAATATTCTATACGGCCATCGCGGCTGTGGGTGCCTTTGCCACTCCAAGCATAGAACTTTGATGACGATGAGGATTTTTTCGTATTATCCTCCCTATGGACGTCGACCGGAGAGACGACGACGGCTAAGCTTCTTACCGGAACCGCGCATCCCGGTTGTAGAATAACGGAGAACTCCGGCAGGATCAGTCGCTGCTGCACCAACAGGAACGGCCTTAATCAGTTTGGGCCCTGAAGAGCCATCCTGGTTTTGGGCCAGAACGCTGTGGCGCCTGCTGAAGAGGAAATAGACGACCAACCCTATCCCCAGCCAGCTACCGAAGAATTTCCAGGTGAGCAGAGGCAGGTTGGCGAGCAGGTATGAGCAGAAGACGACCGCCAGCGGGGCAATTATGGTGACGGCCGGGCAGCGAAACGGCCGGCGGGCAGTGGGCCGTGTGTAGCGGAGGACGAGTACGCCGACGGACGCCACGATAAAAGCGAACAGTGTCCCGGCGTTGGTAAGCTCGGCGATGATGCTTATCGGCAGAATGGCGCTTATCGCCGCCACGGCTATACCGGTAATTACGGTGATGATAAAGGGAGTTTTATGGCGGGGATGGAGCTTGGCCAAAACGGCCGGCAGCATTCCATCACGGGCCATGGCGAGGAAGACGCGGCTCTGGCCGAATATAAACACAAGCAGGACGGTCGTCATGCCGCAGATAGCGCCGACGGCGACAACCGCGCTGCCCCAGTTTATGCCGATATAATGAAGTGCGAATGCTACCGGCTCACTGTTGTCCAGTTGACCGTAGGGAACGATGCCGGTAAGAACGCCGGCAACGACGATATACAGGACTGTGCAGACTATCAGCGAGCCGATGATACCTGTTGGAAGGTCGCGGTTCGGGCGGCGGCACTCCTCGGCCGCGGTGGCAACCGCATCAAATCCGATATAAGCGAAAAAGACGATGGCCGCTCCGGCGGCTATTCCTTTGTAGCCGAAAGGGAGAAACGGCTCCCAGTTTACCGGATTGACATGGGGTACGGCCAGCACCAGGAAGAGGGCGACGACCGAGAGCTTAACGGTTACAAGAATCTTGTTTAGGGATGCGCTTTCCCTAGTGCCCTGGATGAGAAGAGCGGTCAGGAGCAGGACGATTATAACCGCCGGCATGTTGACTATGCCGCCTTCAGAAGGGACCGCTGTAAATGCCTTGGGCAATCTGAACCCGATTGCCTCCGCCAAGCCGGCAAAATACCCGGACCAACCGGCGGCCACCGCAGCGGCGCCCACGGTGTATTCGAGGATTAACGCCCAGCCGACCAGGAAAGCGACGATTTCACCAAGGGCCACGTAGGCGAATGTGTATGCGCTGCCGGCAACGGGGACCATGGCAGCCAGTTCCGCGTAGGCGAGGGCAGCGAACCCGCACGCCGATCCCGACAGGATGAAGGACAGCGTTATTCCTGGGCCGGCAAACCTAGCCGCTGCCACGCCGGTGAGGACAAAGATACCAGTGCCGATTATGCAGCCGATTCCCAGCAGCACCAGATCAACGGCTCCTAGCGTCTTAGCAAGCCCCCTATTTTTCGTTCCCGCGACGGTGCGACTGATATCTTTTGTACGAAATAAGTCCATGAAGTCAACCTCGCAATTAATACGACCCATCTTACTGCATGTACAGAACCATTATTAGACTCTCCAATATAAAGGGAGGTAATTCCGTCATATATGGTTCAGCTATGTTCTCCGTGCGAGCCGCTCAGCAGACAAGGTGGAGGGTAGCGCCGGCTTGCCGCGCGATTAAGTAACCGTTCCAGTGTCAATACTATCCATGTGATCAAAGATATGCCAAAAGGGGTACCAAATGAGCGATTTTATTTATATTTTCGCCTCGGCCCTCGCCGGTTTCCACGCCCTCACCTTCGCCCGCTGGCTACGGCTGAACGGCAACAAAAAAGGCGCTTACGGGGTATTCGCCCTCATCCTCGTCTCGCTGGCATTGCCCATTTTGCGGCTGCTATCCCAATAACAATTTTCTATGTCGCGCGGGCGGCAAAGAAGGGTTTGCCAGCGGCGGATAGAAAATAATACCAATATTACGAGGAGGTGTTGACGGTGGATAAGGACAAAATTGTCGCCGAAACCATCGCGAAATACGAACAATTCATCAACCCGGCCGTAGCGCGGCTGTTCCGCTTCATGGGCCTGGCCACGGTCGAGTGGCAGGCTGAGGGAGACATTATCCGCGACATCGACGGCAAGGAGTACATCGACTGCCTGGGCGGATACGGCGTCTTCAGCCTCGGCCATCGCCACCCAAGGGTTATCGCCGCCGTCAAAGAGCAACTCGACATGATGCCTCTCTCCAGCAAAGTGCTCTTCGACAAGCCCCTCGCCGACCTGTGCGCCGCTCTGGCCGACATAACCCCCGGCGATCTTACTTACAGCTTTGTGGTCAACAGCGGCACAGAGGCCGTCGAAGGCGCCCTCAAGCTGGCTCGCATCCACACCGGCCGCCCCAAATTCGTCGCCACCGCCGGCGCCTTCCACGGCAAAACGCTCGGCGCCCTGACAGCCACCGGCCGCGAACTCTTCCGCACCCCGTTCCAGCCCCTGCTGGAGGGCTTCAGCCATATACCCTTCGGCGACGCCGCCGCCCTCGAAGCCGTCATCGACGAAGAGACCGCTGCCGTAATCGTCGAACCCGTCCAGGGAGAGGGCGGCATTATCGTACCTCCGGACGATTATCTGCCCGCCGTCCGGCGGCTTTGCGACCGCTTCGGCGCCGTATTCATCTGCGACGAGGTTCAGACCGGCCTCGGCCGCACCGGCGCCATGTTCGCCGTCGACCACCACGGCGTCGTGCCTGACGTCATCACGACCGCCAAGGCCCTCGGCGGCGGCGTCATGCCTGTCGGCGCCTTTACCGCCCGTCCTCACCTGTGGGAAAAATATATCACCGCCCCCTTCCTGCACACCACCACCTTCGGCGGCAACCCCTTGGCCTGCGCCGCCGCCCTCGCGGCCATCGCCGTAACCAGGGAAGAGGACCTTCCGGCGCGCGCCGCCGCCACCGGCGGCTACTTCATCGACGCCCTCCGCCGACTGGCCGCCGCCTACCCTGAAGTTGTCCGCGAAGTCCGCGGCCGCGGCCTCATGATCGGCCTCGAACTCACCAAAGAAGGCGTCGGCGGCCTGCTCATGTCCGAACTCATCAACCGCGGCGTCCTCGTCGCCTACACCCTTAACAACCCCAAAGTCATCCGCATCGAACCGCCGCTTGCCATCAGCCGCGAAAACGTCGCTTACGTCCTGGACGCGTTTAAACAGGCTGTCGAAGCAGCCCAGGACATGATAGAGGATTTATAAGGAGGCGCACTCATGCCGTACGTCGAAGTTTCCATGCCCGTTAACGCCGGCCGCGAGGCCATCTACCCCATCCTCAAAGAAATGGACAAATACCCCGACTTCATGGCCGACCTGGTCAGCGTCGAGGTTATCGAGCGTACAGACAACACCACTGTCACCAAATGGGTCTCCAACGTCGACGGCCGCGTCATCCGTTGGACCGAGCGCGACATCTTCGATGACGCAAACTTTCACATCGCCTACAAACAAATTGACGGCGATCTCAAAAGATTCGAAGGTGAGTGGATCCTCACCCCTATGGGGGGCGGCGCCACCGAAATAAAACTCACTGTCGACTTCGAATTCGGCATCCCGATGATTGCGGGCCTGCTAAACCCCATCCTGAAGAAGAAAGTGAAGACCAACAGTGAAAATATGCTCAAAGCGATTAAAGACCGTTTGGAAAAGCCGTAATTGGCGGTTGTTAAATATAAGTAATTTACTTATAATTAGTATTATCAAACAAGGAGGAGGGATAACCGCGAGAAGAATAAACGTTCGTCACCAGGCTATATAATACTACTGAATATAAGGCCCCAAAGTAAACGGAGGTGGATTCTTATGAATTCGCTAAAAACTACCTTGCTGCTTGCGACCCTGACCGGCTTGCTGCTGGCCATCGGATATTCCTTCGGAGGCACCAGGGGCATGACCTTCATGTTCGTAATCTCCATCCTCATGAACTTCGTCAGCTTCTGGTACAGCGACAAAATCGTCCTCAACATGTACGGCGCCAGGGAAGTGACCCCCCAGCAGGCCCCCGACCTCATCCGCATGGTCTCCGGACTGGCCCAGAAAGCCAAACTGCCCATGCCGAAAGTCTACATCATCGACACCGACGTTCCCAACGCCTTCGCCACCGGACGCGACCCGGAGCACGCCGCCGTCGCCGTCACCACCGGCATCATGCGGGCCCTCAACTACGAAGAACTCGAAGGCGTTGTCGCCCACGAACTCGGCCATGTCAAGAACCGTGACACCCTGATAAGCACCATCGTCGCCACCATCGCCGGCGTCATAACCATGATCGCCCAGATCGCTCAGTGGGCCGCCATTTTCGGCGGCCGCGTCGGCGACGACGAAGACGGCGGCGGCCTTGGCGGCGTCCTGGAATTCGTATTCCTGGCCGTGCTCGCGCCCATAGCCGCCACCCTAATCCAGCTCGGCATCTCCCGCGTCCGCGAATTTCAGGCCGACGCAACCGGCGGCACGGTGAGCGGCAACCCGCTGGCCCTCGCCAGCGCCCTGCAGAAAATCGAACAATACGCCCAGCACCGCGTCATGAACGAAGCCACGCCCGCCACCTCGCACATGTTCATCATCAACCCCTTCTCCGGCGTCGGCGGCTGGCTTACCGGCCTCTTCAGCACCCACCCCCCCACAGCCCAGCGGGTGGCGAAGCTTCAGGAACAGGCCAAGCGCATGCGCTAAACGTAAACTCCCCGCTTCAGCGGGGAGTTTTCCTTTTCTGCACGGCAGGAATAAATTGGCCGGCAAGGAATCAATATATATCCACATCAATCAGGGGGTAATACAATGAAATTCGTCAGATTTCAGCAAGGCGCGGCCACCAGATACGGAGTACTGGAAGGTGAAAACATCCGTATCGTCGAAGGCGACATCTTCGGCCAATGGGCGATGGGCAACCAGGTCGTAAAACCCGAATCCGTCAAGCTGCTGGCGCCGTGCGCACCCTCCAAGGCCGTATGCATCGGCCTCAACTACCACGGACACGCCAAGGAAATGAAATCCGAACTTCCGAAACAGCCGCTCATGTTCCTCAAGCCCTCCTCAGCACTCACCCATCCGGGCGGAGAAGTGGAATACCCGGCTATCTCCCAAAACCTTCACTTCGAAGCCGAACTCGCCATCGTCATCGGCAAAGAAGCCCGTAAAGTCCCCGCCGCCGCCGCCCGCGACTAC is a window of Selenomonadales bacterium 4137-cl DNA encoding:
- a CDS encoding fumarylacetoacetate hydrolase family protein, whose protein sequence is MKFVRFQQGAATRYGVLEGENIRIVEGDIFGQWAMGNQVVKPESVKLLAPCAPSKAVCIGLNYHGHAKEMKSELPKQPLMFLKPSSALTHPGGEVEYPAISQNLHFEAELAIVIGKEARKVPAAAARDYILGYTCANDVTARDIQKGDGQWTRGKSFDTFLPLGPCIATDVDPADIDIKLFLNGEVKQASNTGDLIFKVEELVAFASQVMTLYPGDVILTGTPAGVGPMQVGDTVAVELSGIGRLENTIVKG